Proteins encoded in a region of the Mercenaria mercenaria strain notata chromosome 1, MADL_Memer_1, whole genome shotgun sequence genome:
- the LOC123534979 gene encoding N-alpha-acetyltransferase 30-like, translating to MTDCGIPDQSVNLSDSEKMSKISYPTHSVERLDDANVDSVKTLPLEKHPPNGMTHISPDANGLINQKKDPLPPFQIFSRNATSCVGETVCLPESGVCNSVELEEGHMCDCDKSNLNDICCISSSLHGVILDDNEPEEADIFNGIEYVVYRSEVQMPDIMRLITKDLSEPYSIYTYRYFIHNWPKLCFLAMDGAKCVGAIVCKLDLHKKMVRRGYIAMLAVDSEYRRKKIGSHLVLKAIKAMIADDCDEVVLETEITNQAALRLYENLGFVRDKRLFRYYLNGVDALRLKLWLR from the exons ATGACTGATTGTGGAATACCTGATCAAAGTGTGAATCTTTCAGATTCagaaaaaatgagtaaaatttcCTACCCCACCCACTCTGTTGAGCGTCTAGATGATGCAAATGTTGATAGTGTCAAGACGCTTCCACTGGAAAAACATCCACCAAATGGCATGACACATATTTCACCAGATGCCAATGGACTGATTAATCAGAAGAAAGATCCATTACCACCATTTCAGATTTTTTCACGTAATGCCACCAGTTGTGTGGGGGAGACTGTCTGCTTGCCAGAGAGTGGAGTGTGTAATTCTGTGGAATTAGAAGAGGGGCATATGTGTGATTGTGATAAATCCAATTTGAATGACATATGCTGCATATCCTCCAGTTTGCATGGTGTAATATTGGATGACAATGAACCAGAAGAAGCAGATATCTTTAATGGAATTGAATATGTTGTCTACAGGTCAGAAGTGCAAATGCCTGACATTATGAGACTTATCACCAAAGACTTATCAGAACCATATTCCATTTATACTTACAGATATTTTATCCACAACTGGCCAAAACTTTGCTTTTTA GCAATGGACGGAGCAAAATGTGTAGGGGCAATTGTCTGCAAGTTGGACTTGCACAAGAAGATGGTACGCAGAGGCTATATTGCTATGTTAGCTGTTGATTCTGAATACAGACGGAAGAAAATAG GTTCACATCTTGTTCTGAAAGCCATTAAAGCCATGATAGCTGATGACTGTGATGAG gttGTATTAGAGACAGAGATCACAAATCAAGCAGCGCTGAGGCTTTATGAAAACCTGGGATTTGTACGTGATAAAAGACTATTTCGTTATTATTTGAATGGTGTGGATGCTTTGAGACTGAAGTTATGGTTACGATAA